A DNA window from Helianthus annuus cultivar XRQ/B chromosome 15, HanXRQr2.0-SUNRISE, whole genome shotgun sequence contains the following coding sequences:
- the LOC110910837 gene encoding protein DOWNSTREAM OF FLC: MAKLLAIFALCLLPALSIAATLTQNPFRLKGRVYCDTCRAGFETSVTRYLAGAKVKVECRDRDSLNLRYTLEAVTDATGTYEMTVNSDHGDQKCECTLVSSPDPECKEPNIGRNRATVILTRNNGMNQNARYANAMGFLKTTPLAGCTELIKSYFAEDI; the protein is encoded by the exons ATGGCCAAACTGTTAGCCATCTTCGCTCTTTGCCTTCTTCCCGCGCTTTCTATCGCAGCCACGCTCACTCAAAACCCATTCCGTCTCAAAGGTCGAGTCTACTGCGATACTTGCCGTGCTGGATTCGAAACATCCGTCACCAGATACTTGGCTG GTGCAAAGGTTAAGGTAGAATGCAGAGACAGGGACTCACTAAACCTGAGGTACACCTTAGAAGCGGTGACCGACGCAACTGGAACCTACGAGATGACGGTTAACAGTGATCATGGTGATCAGAAATGCGAGTGCACCCTTGTGAGCAGCCCAGACCCTGAATGTAAGGAGCCTAACATTGGCCGTAACCGAGCCACCGTCATCCTTACCCGCAACAATGGGATGAACCAAAATGCTCGTTATGCAAATGCAATGGGTTTCTTGAAGACAACCCCCTTAGCTGGCTGCACAGAACTCATCAAATCTTACTTTGCTGAGGACATCTAG